TCGCCCCGGCCGAGTACGCGGACGCGCTCGTGCGGCACCACGCCGCGCTGCGCCGGGTCGAGCTGGCGGCGCCGCACTTCACCGATCGGGTCGCCCGGGCCCTGCGCGAGGTGGAGGACCCCCAGCGCTCCCCCGAACTGGCGGACGCCGATCGGCAGTTGCTGGGCAGCACGCTCCGCGACCTGGGTGCCGCGATCGGCGCCGACCGGTCCGGCGACCAGTTGCTGCACGGCGAGCCGCATCAGGGCAACCTGCTCCGCACGGAGCGCGGCCCGCTCATCGTCGACCTGGCCACCTGCTGCCGCGGACCGGTCGAGTTCGACCTCGCCCACGCGCCCGAGGACGTCGCCCGGCACTACCCGGGGGCCGACCACGACCTGGTCCACCGCTGCCGGGCCGTGGACTGGGCGATGTTCGCGGCGTGGCGCTGGCGCCGGGACGACCGGACGCCCGCCCGCGACCGCCTGCGGGCGGAGGGGCTCGATCTGGTGCGCGCCGCGCTCGCCCGCTGCGGCTGGTAGACGAATCGGAGAGCGCTCTCACCGGGGGCGGGAAGCGATGACCGTTCAGCTTTCAAGAACTGAACGGCACTTGGGCCGAAAAGCCGGGAAAATGAGCAGTTCTTTGACGTTGCCATGGCGAGATCACGTCCGTACGATTCAGGCCTATCGGCGGCGGGACACCGTCGCAGAGAGCGCTCTCAGAACAGGGAAGGGTTCTTCCATGGCTGCTGCCCCACCCAAGCGCCGTTGGTCCTTCGGCGGATTCGCGTTGCTCGTCGCCACCGCACTGGTGGCCGCCGTACCGCTCACCTCGCCATCGAGCCCCGCCACCGACCCGCTGGCCGCCGCGCCGGTGGCCGCCACGAACTGGGGCGACGACTTCGACGGCCCGGCCGGCTCGGCCGCCGACCCGGCCAAGTGGACGATGGAGACCGGCGGTTCGGGCAACGGCAACCACGAGTTGCAGTACTACACCGCAGGCGCCGCGAACGCCGCGCTGGACGGCCAGGGCCACCTGGTGATCACCGCCAAGCGCAACACCGACGCGGGCCTCGGCTGCTGGTACGGCACCTGCCAGTACACCTCGGCGCGGCTGAACACCTCGCGCACCTTCACCCAGGCGTACGGGCACTTCGAGTCCCGGATCAAGATCCCGCGCGGCCAGGGCATCTGGCCCGCGTTCTGGATGCTCGGCAACGACCTCTCCACCGCGGGCTGGCCGAACAGCGGCGAGATCGACGTGATGGAGAACATCGGCCGCGAGCCCGGCACCGTGCACGGCACCATCCACGGCCCCGGCTACTCCGGCGCGGGCGGCATCGGCGCGCCCTACAGCCTGCCCGCCGGCCAGTCCTTCGCCGACGCGTTCCACACCTTCGCGGTGGACTGGAGCCCGTCCGCGATCACCTGGTCCGTCGACGGCCAGGCCTACCAGACCCGCACGCCCGCCGACCTCGGCGGCAACCGCTGGGTCTACGACCACCCGTTCTTCCTGATCCTCAACCTCGCCGTCGGCGGCGACTGGCCGGGCAGCCCCGACGGGTCGTCGACCTACCCGCAGACCATGACCGTCGACTACGTCCACACCACCACCTGGGGCGGCAGCACCGGCGCCTACACCGGGCGGATCACCGGCCCCGGCGGCATGTGCGTGGACGTCGCGGGCGCCAGCAGCGCCGACAGCACCCCCATCCAGCTGCACAACTGCACCGGCGCCGCCGCCCAGCAGTGGACCGTCGGCACCGACGGCACCGTCCGCGCCCTCGGCAAGTGCCTGGACGTCGCCGCCGCCTCGCACAACGACGGCGCCGTCATCCAGCTGTACACCTGCAACGGCACCAGCGCCCAGCAGTGGACGCACCGCTCCGGCAACGACTTCCTGAACCCGGGCTCCGGCAAGTGCCTGGACTCGCCGAACGGCTCCTCCGCCGACGGCACCCGGCTCCAGCTGTGGACCTGCAACGGCACCGCGGCCCAGAAGTGGACGCTCGGCTGACGCACCGTCACTGGCGCACTGTCACCGGCACCTGCCGCTGACGCTCCGTCACCGGCTGTGCTCCGCCGACGCACCGCGACCGACCACGGGCCGACCCCACCGGCCCCTCCCCCCGCGCGGCCGGCCGTCCCTCGCACCTGTCACGGCCGGCCGCGCCCCTCCCCCGCCTTCTCTCCCGAGAGGACTCCCCCACGCCATGACGCCCCGCCACGCGGCGAAAGTCTCCCGCCGCACCCTGCTCGCCGCCGCCGCGCTCGCCCTCCCCGCCAGTTACCTCGCCATCGGCGGCTCCGCCCAGGCGCAGACCCCGGCCACGCTGGCGGTCGACCTCGCCAACACCACCGGCAACAACACCGTCTACGCGTACATCGTCGGCCGCGACCCGGCGGCGGGCGGCAGTTGGGCCTTCCTGCAGGCCAACGGCAGCAGCCTGTACCACCCGCCGAACCCGGCCAACGACCAGACGCCGCTGGGCGTGGACTGCGCCATCGCGCTGAACGCCTCCGGCGCCGCCCCGCGCCGGGTCACCCTGCCGCACCTGGACAGCGGCCGGATCTACTTCTCGGTCGGCGCCAAGCTCACCTTCCTGATGAACCGCGGCGGCGGACTCGCCCTGCCCTCGGTGGTCAACCCCAGCGACCCGAACATCAACGTCCGCCATGACTTCTGCGAATTCACCTTCAACAACGACCAGTTGTTCGGCAACATCACCTTCGTCGACATGGTGTGCCTGCCGATCGCGTTCCAGTTGGAGGTCTCCGGCGGCGCCACCCAGACCGTCCGCGGCCTGCCCTCCGACGGCCTCGCCCGGGTCGCCTCCGCGCTGCGCGCCCAGTCCGCCGCGGACGGCTCCGACTGGAGCCGACTGGTCGTCAACAGCGGCGGCGCGGACCTGCGGGTGCTCGCCCCCAACCTGGCGATCCGCGGCAACAGCGCCCTGTTCAGCGGCTACTTCGAGCCCTACGTCGACCAGGTGTGGAGCAAGTACACCAGCACCGACCTGCGGATCGACACCCAGTACACCTGGGGCGCGTTCACCGGCCGGGTCAGCGGCAACACCCTCACCTTCCCCGGCGCCGGGTCCTTCGCCAAGCCCTCCACGCTGGCCATCTTCTCCTGCAGCGACGCCCCGTTCACCACCGGCAACGACCTGATGGGCAACCTGAGCGCCCGCCTCGCCGCCGCGTTCAACCGCACCACGCTGCTCAGCAACGCCAACCAGCCCACCGGCGAGAACCCCGCGACCTTCTACACCCAGGCGCGCACCAACCACTACGCGCGGATCCTGCACTCCACCACGCCCGACGGCCTCGGCTACGCCTTCCCCTACGACGACGTCCACCCGTCCGGCGTCGACTTCGAGGGCAAGGTGCAGTCCGGCGCCCCCACCCGCTGGGTGATCACCGTCGGCGGCCTGGCGGGCAGCGGCGGAGGCGGCGGCAGCACCACTCCGCCCCCGAGCGGCGGCGGCTCCGCCTACGGCACCATCCAGGCCGAGTCGTACGCCGCACAGTCCGGGGCCCAGACCGAGACCTGTTCCGACACCGGCGGCGGCACCGACGTCGGCTGGCTGGGCAACGGCGACTGGCTGCGCTACACCCTCGACTTCGGCTCCACCGGCGCCACCCGGATCGACGCCCGGGTCGCCTCCGGCGCCGCCGCCGGCGTCAGCGGTCTGATCCAGGTCCGCCTGGGCAGCCCCACCGCCACCCCCGTCGGCTCCTTCGCCGTCGCCAACACCGGCGGCTGGCAGACCTGGCGGACCATCCCCGCCGATCTGTCGCGGATCACCGGCGTCCGCGACGTCTACCTGACCTTCGACAGCGGACAGCCCGCGGACTTCGTCAACCTCAACTGGTTCCAGTTCTCCTGACGCTTCGACAGGTCCATTGAGGGGGAGCGTCCCGTCCGGGACGCTCCCCCTCACCTTTGTCAGCCCTTCACCGTGGTCAGCCCTTGACCGCGGGCTCGGGAACCTGACTGAGCGGGGCCGCGATGGACTCCAGGCTCCGGCGCTCCGCCTTGACCCCGATCGCGGCCTCGACCAGACCGGCGGCGGCCATCAGGCCCGCGCCGATGCAGAACGCGAGCGAGGCGTCACCGACCTCGCCGCTGCTGACCAGGCCGTTGAACAGCAGCGGACCGGAGATGCCGCCGGCCGCGGTGCCCACCGCGTAGAAGAACGCGATGCACATGGCCCGGGTCTCCAGCGGGAAGATCTCACTGACCGTCAAGTAGGCGGCGCTGGCCCCCGCGGAGGCGAGGAACAGCACGGCCGTCCAGCAGGCGGTCATCGTCGTGGCGTCCAGCGAACCGCGCTGGAACAGCCACGCGGTGACGAACAGCAGGACGCCGGAGCCGATGTAGGTGCCGGCGATCATCGGGCGGCGCCCGACCGAGTCGAAGAGGTGGCCGAGCAGCAGCGGCCCGAGGAAGTTGCCGACCGCGATCACCGCGAAGTAGTAGCCGGTGCGGCCGGCCGGGACGTCGAAGAACCCGGTCAGGATCGCCGCGTAGCCGAAGGTGACCGAGTTGTAGAGGAAGGACTGCCCGATGAACAGGGACAGGCCGAGGACGGTGCGCCGCGGATAGGTCGTCACCAGGGTCCGGGCGATGGTGACGAACCCGATCGGGCCGCGTTCGCGGATCTTGATCGGCGGCTCGTCCACCGGCGGCAGCGGCTTGCCGGTCTCCCGCTCCACGATCCGCTCGGCCTCCGCGACGATCTCCTCCGCCTGCTCCCCGCGGCCGTGGGTGAACAGCCAGCGCGGGCTCTCCGGGACGTGCCGGCGCACCAGCAGGATCACCAGGCCCAGCACCACGCCGATGCCGAACGCGAGCCGCCACCCGACGTCGGTCGCGAACAGCGAGGTGTTCAGCAGCGCGATCGAGGCGAACGCGCCGAGGGCGGCGCCGATCCAGAAACTGCCGTTGACGATCAGGTCGATCCGGCCGCGGAGCCGGGCCGGGATCAGCTCGTCGATCGCCGAGTTGATCGCCGCGTACTCGCCGCCGATGCCGAAGCCGGTGAAGAACCGGCACAGGAAGAAGAACCAGGCCGTCCAGGACAGCGCGGTGACCGCCGTCGCGGCCAGGTACACCGCCAGAGTGATCATGAACAGCTTCTTGCGGCCCAGCCGGTCGGTCAGCCAGCCGAAGAACAGCGCGCCGCAGCAGGCGCCCGCCACGTACAGCGCGGCGGCGACCGTGGTGACCTGGGCGGTGCTGATGGCGATGCCGCTTCCCGGCTCGGCGAGCCGGGCAGCCAGGTTGCCGACCACCGTGACTTCCAGACCGTCCAGGATCCACACCGTGCCCAGGCCGATCAGGATCCGCCAGTGCCACGGCGACCACGGCAGCCGGTCGAGCCGCCCCGGCACGTCCGTCTCGACCGGGACCGGGCCGGAACCGGCCGTTCGGCGTTGTGTTGCGGACATCTCGGCCTCCGTCCAGCGGACGCGCGCCCGGTCCCTCCGGGCGTGCCGCGCTGTCGTCTGCCCGGTCCGGCCGTGGGCACACCCGTCGAGTGGCCCGGCGGGAGGAGGCGCCCGCGGCCGGTCAGGCGCGGGCCAGCCGGTCCAGCAGCTCGGGGACTCCCGGCTCCCGGTGGTGGCGGGCGAAGGCCGGGCCGAGGTCGTGGACGAGGGCGAGGCAGCGCGGGGCGCCGATCCGGGTGGCCAGCGCGAGGGCGTCCGTGCCGGCCGCGAGGGCCTGCTCGACCTCGCCGGAGTGGAGGTGGGACCGGGCCTGGTAGCTCAGGAAGATCGCCCGGGTCTTGGCCCGCGACGGGGGCAGCAGGGCCACGCCCTCGGCGATCCGGGCCCGGGCGGCGGCCGTTCGGCCGAGGTCCAGCAGGCAGCGCCCGGAGTCCACGGCCAGGTCGGCGGGGCTCATCCAGCCGCACCAGCCCGGGGCCGGGTCGGCGGCGGACCGGCCGAGCGCCGGCTCCGCCGCCGCCAAGTCCCGGTAACAGGCGGACCGGTCGCCGACCGCGGCGTGCGCACGGGCCCGGCGGAGCAGCAACAGGGCGCGGGCGGTGGGGTGTTCGGCGCCGGTCAGGGCGTAGCCGAGCCGGTCCGCGGCAGCCCGCGGCCGGCCGAGCCAGATCGCCTGGTAGGCGGTGTCGGCGAGGACCCCGGCGACCAGGTCGCGGTCGCCCGCGGCGTGCGCGGACTGCAGGGCGGTCTCCCAGTACCGGCCGGCGTCCGCATGCTGTCCCTGGTCGAAGCGGTGCCAGCCGCAGGTGGTCGCCAGCGAGGCCGCCAGCCGGTGCAACCGCCGCCCCGTCCGGGGCCCGTACCGACCCCTGGTGATCAGCTGCGTGACGGTGGCGAGTTGAGCGTCCATCAGGCGTCCGGTGTGCCGGCGCTGCTCGGTCGGCAACCCGGCCAACCCGTTGCCGCCCGCCTCCAGCCAGTCCACGAACCCGTCGTCGACCCCGGTCCCGCCGAGCGCCGACGCGAGGAACCGCGGCTCGACGGCGGCCCACTGCACGGCCAGAACGGCCAGCGACGCCACGCCGCACCCCACGAAACTGCGACGGTCCACGGCGACCCCCGGTCGTCCATCTCGGCCCTGCCCGCCCAGCGGCGGACTGCCACCCTCATCGACAGCAACCGCGACCCTACTCTGCGCGAGCCCCGGCGGCGGCCCGACGGCCGGGATTGACCGCCCCCGACCGCTCCCGCCCCATCCCGACCGGCATCGGCCACCCTGACGCCCCACGACCAGCGGCCACGAGGACTGCGCTCGCCGCCCACCGATCCCCGCTCCCGGGCAGGAGCTCACCCCAACGCTCGCCTCGCAGGGCCCTCGACCAGGCCACTGGCCCAGGGAAAGGCTTCCAGGAACTCCCGCCGGCCCGGGTTCTGTTCGGCCACCGTCACCAGCGCGGTCGGCTACGCCGTCCCCGGCGGTGTCTTCTTCCTCATCCAGGTTCGCGCCGCCCCCCGACCGGCCTGGGCGGCGTCCGTCCTGTGCGCCACGGTCGGCGAGCAGCGGCTCCGGCGGCCCCGGTCACCGGTCAGGACGGTCAGGATCTCCGGCGGGGTGGTCCTCGACCGTGTCGAGGGTGGCCGGGCGGCGTTCGGCGGCGGTCGCCTGACGGTACGCCAGGTGGCCCCCGAGCGCGGCGGCCAGGGTCACCACGCCGCAGGCCGTGAGGCCGAGCATTCGGCCGCGGACGTGGTGGCCGTGGCAGCGGGCGCGGAGCGAGGCGGCCTGCAGGGCGGCCGCGGTGACGGCGGTGGCGGCGTGGGTCAGGCCGGTACGGCGTTCGACCGGTGTCAGCTTCGACCAGTCGACCCAGCCGGCCAGCAGCACGGGCGGCAGGGCGACCAGTCCGGCGGCGGTGAGGCGGCGGGCGGCGCGGTCGTCGGCGCGGGTCGCGTCGAGCAGTCCGGCGGCCAGCCAGCAGCCGAGCGGGAACTGGGCGATCGCGGGGTGCAGGGGGTGTCCGAGCCACTCGCCGTGCAGCGCTTCGCGGGCGCGTCCGAGCGGCAGGCCGTTCACCAGGTCGGCGATCCGTCGCCCGGGCGGATCGAGGAAAGCCCAGCGGCCCGGGGCGTCCAGCCAGTCGGCGGGGATGTGGTGCGTGTCCATGCCTCGGCGGCTGTCCGCTCCACCGGGCGGCAAACCTCGGCGACGCGGCGCGCCGCCCCGCTGGACGGTGCGGGGCGGCGCGGGCGACGGGCGGCGAGGGTCAGGAAGGGGTGATGCGTCCTCGCCAGCCGCCTGACTCGAGGCCGCGGTCCTCGATGAACGACTTGAAGCGTTCGAGGTCGCCGCGGACCCGGCGGTCGATCATCCCCATGGTGTCGGCGGCGTGTTCGGCCATCCCCTGGGGGTCGTAGTCCATGGCCAGGCGCACCTGGCAGCGGTCCTCGCCGAGCCGGGTGAAGCTGACCGTGCCCATCTGCTGGACGTCGCCGCCGACGGTCCGCCAGGCGATCTTCTGGTCGGGCAGCTGGTCGACGATCTCGGTGTCGAACTCGCGGGTCACGCCGGCGATCTTGGTGCGCCAGTGGTTGTGGCGTTCGTCGAGCTGGGTGACCTGCTCGACGCCGTCCATGAAGCGCGGGAAGTCCTCGAACTGCGTCCACTGGTTGTAGGCGGTGTGCAGCGGGACGTCCACCTCGACGGTCTCCTGGACCATGCTCATGCGTTCTCTCCTCCGTTCTCCTGACGCGGCCTCAAGGGGCCGGTCACCATCGGTACCAGCGGGAGCGGCTGCCGCCCGAGCCGGCGCTGCGGGCGAAGAAACCGATCAGCCACAGGACCAGGACGGCGAGCGCGATCCACCACAGCACCTTGACGGCGAAGCCGGCTCCGAACAGCACGAGGATCAACAGCAGCACCAGCAGCATCGCGAGCATTGCGGGCCACCTCTCTCGGTCGGCGGGCGGCCGCCGCAGGGACGGGGCGATGGCCGCGGGCCCGGTCCGGGCCTGAGGGGCGTCTGACCGATTCGCTCGCGGCCAAACCTGCCCGATTACGGTCAAACCCTCCCGGGTGCGCCCTCGTGGACGGGCTCGAGCACCTCGACGGCGATCAGGCAGGTGTCGTCGTCGGTGTCGGCGATGCTGAGGTCGAGCGCGCGGTCGAGCAGGGTGTCGAGGTCGGCGGCGGGTTCGGCGAGTACCCGGGCGAGCTGGTCGAGGGGTTCCTCGACGGACCGGTCGCGGCGTTCCACCAGGCCGTCGGTGTAGAGCAGCAGGATGTCGCGGGGCCGCAGGTCGAGCCGGGCCTCCTCGCACGCGGGATCGTCGGCGGCGCCGAGCAGGATGCCGTGCGGCATGGGCAGCGGCCGGGCGACGCCGTCCCGCAGCAGGATCGGCGGGAGGTGGCCGGCCCGGGCCCAGTGCAGGGTGCGGGTGTCGGGGTGGTAGCGGGCGCAGACGACGGTGGCGGTGGCGGCGCCGGTGAGGTCGGCGGCGGCCTGGTTGAGCCAGCCGAGCAGGCGGCCGGGGCCGGCGCCGGTGTAGGCGAGGCCGCGCAGCGCGTTGCGCAGCGCGACCATGCCGGTGGCGGCTTCGACGCCGTGTCCGGCCATGTCGCCGACCACCAGCAGGGCGGTGCGGTCGGGCAGCAGGGTGGCGTCGTACCAGTCGCCGCCGACCCGGTCGCGCTGCGAGGAGGGGCGGTAGCGGACGGCGGCGCGAAGTCCGGCGCTCTCCAGCGGCGGCACGGCGGGCGGCAGGATGGCCTGTTGGAGGCGGAGCGCGAGCAGGTGGCGTTCGGCGGACTCCTCACGGCTGTCGGCGAGGGACGCGGTGGTGGCGGCGAGCGCGGTCTCGGTCCAGTGCTGGGCGCTGACGTCCTGGAAGGCGCCGCGGACGGCGGCGGTGCGGCCGCCGGGGTCGAGGACGGGCTCGGCGACCAGGCGCACGTAGTGGGTGTAGCTGCTGAGGTGTCGCATCCGGAACACCGCGGAGTCGGCACGCCCGTGCTGGATCGCCGAGTTGACGACCCGTCGGACGGACTGCTCGTCGTCGGGATGGACGTGCGCGGCCAGCGCGGCCAGCGGGACGGGGCCGGCGCCCTCGGGGAGGCCGAGCAGGTCGGCGGTGCGCGGCGTCCAGTGGATCTCTCCGGTGCGCAGGTCCTCCTCGAACCCGGCCAGGTGGCTGAGGCGTTGGGCGGTGCGCAACAGCCGGTCGGTGCGGTCGGTGGCGGCCGTGGGCCGCCAGCTGACCAGCAGGCGGTCGCCGAGCCGGGCGGCGGCGAGTTCGAGCAGCACGGGGACGGGGGTCTGGCCGGCCAGGAACGTCAGGGCGAGGCTGTCGTGGTGCACGGGCCGACCGGTGGCGTGCACCCGCAGCAGCAGTTCGAGCAGCCCGTCGGCGCTGGCCAGGGGGTAGACGGCGGTGAGGGTGCGGCCTTCGAGGCGCTGTCGTGGGCGGTCGTCGAGGTCGGTGAAGGCGGCGTTGACCCGGGTGATGCGGAAGTCGGCGGGCGGGCCGCCGACGGGTTCGGGGCTGAGCAGCAGGGCGGGGGCGAGAGCGGCGTCGAGGACGGCGCTGTCGGTCGGGTCGAGGTCGATCGGCTCGGTGTCGGGGACCTCGGTGAGGGCCAGTGCGCAGACCTCGCCGGCGGCGCGCAGCCGGCGGTGCTCGCCGGGGGTGGGTTCGGCGGGCCGCTCCACCCAGGCGAGTTCGAGCACGGCGGCGGGTCCGGCGGCCCGGTGCAGGGGCACGGCCAGGCGGTAGGGGGCGCGTTCGGCGCCGAGGGTGGCGGTGACGGGGCCGATCGGGCCGAGTGCGGTGCGGCGCTGCACGGCCTGCTGGGCGGGGGTGGGGACGCCGGGCGGCACGTGCCGCCAGCTGTGCCGTTCGGTCTCGGTGAAGCCGGGTGCGGCGGCCGGGTGCAGCGCGCCGCCGGGCTGGACGGTCCAGAGGACGGCGGCAGCGGCGCCGAGCATGGCGGCGGCCTGGGTGAGGGCGGCTTCGACGGTGGGCGCCGGACTGCCGGGAAGCAGCGGGGGTGGGGCGGGCGGCAGCGGCGCGCCGGCGGGGGCGGTGCCCGGCAGCGTGGTGAGGATGTCGGCGGCGAGTTCGGGCGGGCTGAGGTGGGCTCGCTCGGCGAGGGCCAGCAGCTGGGCGCCCGCTTCGGCCGGTCCGCAGCGCAGGCGCTCGGCCAGGACTCCGGTGGCGACGGCGGTGAGCGGACGGGCGGCGAGCGCGTCCTGCAGTTCCGCGTTCTCGGCCTGGGCCTGGCGCAGCCGCAGCGCGAGCAGGTGCCGGACGCCGGGCGGCGCCTGGCCCTCCGGCGGCGGCTCGGTCGCGGGCGGCGCCTGGGCCGCGGGCGGCGGTCCGGCTGCCGGGTCGGGAGGCCGGTCGGTGGGCGCGGGTTCCGACATGGCGTCAGCTCTTCATCCAGTGCTGCACGGTGGTGATCAACAGGTCCGCGTCGACGGGCTTGGTGAGGTGGTCGTCGGCGCCGGCGGCGAGGCTGCGGGCGCGGTCGTCGGGCATCGCCTGGGCGGTGACCGCGATGATCGGGACGCCGGCCCGGTCGGAGCTCGCGCGGATCGCAGCGGTGGCGGCGTAGCCGTCGAGTTCGGGCATCATCAGGTCCATCAGGACCAGGTCCGTCTCGGGGTGGGCGCGCAGCAGGGCGAGTCCGGTGCGGCCGTTGGCGGCGTGCAGGGCGGTGGCGCCCTCGAGTTCGAGGGCGGTGCTGAGCGCGTACACGTTGCGGGGGTCGTCGTCGATGACCAGCACGGTGCGGCCGGCCAGCCGCCCGGCGGGGCGGGTGGTCTTCGGCGCTCCGGCGGCGGGGGCAGCGGAGGGGGCGGTGGCCTTGGCGATGCGTTCGCGCAGTTCGTCCAGGCCGCTGGTGGTCTCCAGGTGCCCGGCGACGGGCGGCGCGGCCGGGTCGGCGCTGCCGTTGTGGCCGAGGACGGGCAACGGGTCGGGGCGGCGGGCGAGGGCGTCGAGCAGGGTGCGGGCGCCGTCCTCGGGCAGTGCCAGGTCGAGGACCACCAGGTGGTGCGGGGCCCGGTCGAGGGCGGCGAGGGCGCTGTCGGGGTCGGCGGCGCTGTCCACCGCGATCTCGCCCTCGCGCCCGGCGGCGCTGCTGCGGGCCAGCAGGGTGAGAAGTCCCGGCGGGTCCGGTTCGACCACCAGGATGCGTCGGCCGGCGGGCGTCGCCGAGTGCGGCGCGGCGGGGGCGGCGGGCAGCAGCAGGGTGAAGCAACTGCCTTCGCCGGACACCGATTCCGCACTGACCGCGCCGCCGAGCAGCCGGGCGAGTTCACGGCTGATCGACAGGCCGAGGCCGGTGCCGCCGTACTTGCGGCTGGTGGTGCCGTCGGCCTGCTGGAAGGCGCCGAAGATGGATTCCAGGTGGTCGGCGCCGATGCCGATCCCGGAGTCCTGGACGCGGAACGCAACGACGTCCAACTCCTGTTCGCCCACCGGGAGTTCGCCGGGCCGAGCCGGTTCGACGGTGAGTTCGACGAAG
The DNA window shown above is from Streptomyces sp. TLI_171 and carries:
- a CDS encoding phosphotransferase; its protein translation is MDFPSRELPARPAVEAGRASAVELGLRVDEVVVVHDSDRAALRLLPCDVLVRVAPARDHAEASFEVEVARRLVGAGAPVAEPDPRVGARVHLRDGFVLSFWTYYEPVGPAVAPAEYADALVRHHAALRRVELAAPHFTDRVARALREVEDPQRSPELADADRQLLGSTLRDLGAAIGADRSGDQLLHGEPHQGNLLRTERGPLIVDLATCCRGPVEFDLAHAPEDVARHYPGADHDLVHRCRAVDWAMFAAWRWRRDDRTPARDRLRAEGLDLVRAALARCGW
- a CDS encoding glycoside hydrolase family 16 protein, encoding MAAAPPKRRWSFGGFALLVATALVAAVPLTSPSSPATDPLAAAPVAATNWGDDFDGPAGSAADPAKWTMETGGSGNGNHELQYYTAGAANAALDGQGHLVITAKRNTDAGLGCWYGTCQYTSARLNTSRTFTQAYGHFESRIKIPRGQGIWPAFWMLGNDLSTAGWPNSGEIDVMENIGREPGTVHGTIHGPGYSGAGGIGAPYSLPAGQSFADAFHTFAVDWSPSAITWSVDGQAYQTRTPADLGGNRWVYDHPFFLILNLAVGGDWPGSPDGSSTYPQTMTVDYVHTTTWGGSTGAYTGRITGPGGMCVDVAGASSADSTPIQLHNCTGAAAQQWTVGTDGTVRALGKCLDVAAASHNDGAVIQLYTCNGTSAQQWTHRSGNDFLNPGSGKCLDSPNGSSADGTRLQLWTCNGTAAQKWTLG
- a CDS encoding beta-1,3-glucanase family protein, whose amino-acid sequence is MTPRHAAKVSRRTLLAAAALALPASYLAIGGSAQAQTPATLAVDLANTTGNNTVYAYIVGRDPAAGGSWAFLQANGSSLYHPPNPANDQTPLGVDCAIALNASGAAPRRVTLPHLDSGRIYFSVGAKLTFLMNRGGGLALPSVVNPSDPNINVRHDFCEFTFNNDQLFGNITFVDMVCLPIAFQLEVSGGATQTVRGLPSDGLARVASALRAQSAADGSDWSRLVVNSGGADLRVLAPNLAIRGNSALFSGYFEPYVDQVWSKYTSTDLRIDTQYTWGAFTGRVSGNTLTFPGAGSFAKPSTLAIFSCSDAPFTTGNDLMGNLSARLAAAFNRTTLLSNANQPTGENPATFYTQARTNHYARILHSTTPDGLGYAFPYDDVHPSGVDFEGKVQSGAPTRWVITVGGLAGSGGGGGSTTPPPSGGGSAYGTIQAESYAAQSGAQTETCSDTGGGTDVGWLGNGDWLRYTLDFGSTGATRIDARVASGAAAGVSGLIQVRLGSPTATPVGSFAVANTGGWQTWRTIPADLSRITGVRDVYLTFDSGQPADFVNLNWFQFS
- a CDS encoding MFS transporter — protein: MSATQRRTAGSGPVPVETDVPGRLDRLPWSPWHWRILIGLGTVWILDGLEVTVVGNLAARLAEPGSGIAISTAQVTTVAAALYVAGACCGALFFGWLTDRLGRKKLFMITLAVYLAATAVTALSWTAWFFFLCRFFTGFGIGGEYAAINSAIDELIPARLRGRIDLIVNGSFWIGAALGAFASIALLNTSLFATDVGWRLAFGIGVVLGLVILLVRRHVPESPRWLFTHGRGEQAEEIVAEAERIVERETGKPLPPVDEPPIKIRERGPIGFVTIARTLVTTYPRRTVLGLSLFIGQSFLYNSVTFGYAAILTGFFDVPAGRTGYYFAVIAVGNFLGPLLLGHLFDSVGRRPMIAGTYIGSGVLLFVTAWLFQRGSLDATTMTACWTAVLFLASAGASAAYLTVSEIFPLETRAMCIAFFYAVGTAAGGISGPLLFNGLVSSGEVGDASLAFCIGAGLMAAAGLVEAAIGVKAERRSLESIAAPLSQVPEPAVKG
- a CDS encoding XRE family transcriptional regulator, giving the protein MDRRSFVGCGVASLAVLAVQWAAVEPRFLASALGGTGVDDGFVDWLEAGGNGLAGLPTEQRRHTGRLMDAQLATVTQLITRGRYGPRTGRRLHRLAASLATTCGWHRFDQGQHADAGRYWETALQSAHAAGDRDLVAGVLADTAYQAIWLGRPRAAADRLGYALTGAEHPTARALLLLRRARAHAAVGDRSACYRDLAAAEPALGRSAADPAPGWCGWMSPADLAVDSGRCLLDLGRTAAARARIAEGVALLPPSRAKTRAIFLSYQARSHLHSGEVEQALAAGTDALALATRIGAPRCLALVHDLGPAFARHHREPGVPELLDRLARA
- a CDS encoding DUF2231 domain-containing protein translates to MDTHHIPADWLDAPGRWAFLDPPGRRIADLVNGLPLGRAREALHGEWLGHPLHPAIAQFPLGCWLAAGLLDATRADDRAARRLTAAGLVALPPVLLAGWVDWSKLTPVERRTGLTHAATAVTAAALQAASLRARCHGHHVRGRMLGLTACGVVTLAAALGGHLAYRQATAAERRPATLDTVEDHPAGDPDRPDR
- a CDS encoding SRPBCC family protein, which encodes MSMVQETVEVDVPLHTAYNQWTQFEDFPRFMDGVEQVTQLDERHNHWRTKIAGVTREFDTEIVDQLPDQKIAWRTVGGDVQQMGTVSFTRLGEDRCQVRLAMDYDPQGMAEHAADTMGMIDRRVRGDLERFKSFIEDRGLESGGWRGRITPS
- a CDS encoding hydrophobic protein — encoded protein: MLAMLLVLLLILVLFGAGFAVKVLWWIALAVLVLWLIGFFARSAGSGGSRSRWYRW
- a CDS encoding SpoIIE family protein phosphatase, which produces MSEPAPTDRPPDPAAGPPPAAQAPPATEPPPEGQAPPGVRHLLALRLRQAQAENAELQDALAARPLTAVATGVLAERLRCGPAEAGAQLLALAERAHLSPPELAADILTTLPGTAPAGAPLPPAPPPLLPGSPAPTVEAALTQAAAMLGAAAAVLWTVQPGGALHPAAAPGFTETERHSWRHVPPGVPTPAQQAVQRRTALGPIGPVTATLGAERAPYRLAVPLHRAAGPAAVLELAWVERPAEPTPGEHRRLRAAGEVCALALTEVPDTEPIDLDPTDSAVLDAALAPALLLSPEPVGGPPADFRITRVNAAFTDLDDRPRQRLEGRTLTAVYPLASADGLLELLLRVHATGRPVHHDSLALTFLAGQTPVPVLLELAAARLGDRLLVSWRPTAATDRTDRLLRTAQRLSHLAGFEEDLRTGEIHWTPRTADLLGLPEGAGPVPLAALAAHVHPDDEQSVRRVVNSAIQHGRADSAVFRMRHLSSYTHYVRLVAEPVLDPGGRTAAVRGAFQDVSAQHWTETALAATTASLADSREESAERHLLALRLQQAILPPAVPPLESAGLRAAVRYRPSSQRDRVGGDWYDATLLPDRTALLVVGDMAGHGVEAATGMVALRNALRGLAYTGAGPGRLLGWLNQAAADLTGAATATVVCARYHPDTRTLHWARAGHLPPILLRDGVARPLPMPHGILLGAADDPACEEARLDLRPRDILLLYTDGLVERRDRSVEEPLDQLARVLAEPAADLDTLLDRALDLSIADTDDDTCLIAVEVLEPVHEGAPGRV